In the genome of Sphingomonas naphthae, one region contains:
- a CDS encoding FadR/GntR family transcriptional regulator, whose product MPPVPPHPVKTAFTPIQRPRAFEIICESIRNELIAGRLKAGDKLPPERELALQFQVSRTALREALRTLEVAGIIRNMKGAKGGAVLQAAEPDRVVQAMQDYVTMGSVDIDELTEVRLSIQDHIVRLACERATEEELDRLEAIARRTAEVHTIAERYACSTEYYALLAQATRNRIYALLIDSLTAIFKPFTAAPGYFMLQETLFESRMRLVTALRARDADTAAAEIRAHLEHVHQHIRTHVKGLHSRADMA is encoded by the coding sequence ATGCCGCCTGTGCCGCCCCATCCCGTCAAGACCGCCTTCACGCCGATCCAGCGGCCGCGCGCGTTCGAGATCATCTGCGAAAGCATCCGCAACGAGCTGATCGCCGGCCGCCTGAAGGCGGGCGACAAGCTGCCGCCCGAACGCGAGCTGGCCCTGCAATTTCAGGTCAGCCGGACGGCGCTGCGCGAGGCGCTGCGCACTCTCGAGGTCGCGGGAATCATCCGCAACATGAAGGGGGCGAAGGGCGGCGCCGTCCTCCAGGCCGCCGAGCCGGATCGCGTCGTCCAGGCGATGCAGGATTATGTCACGATGGGCAGCGTCGATATCGACGAGCTTACCGAGGTCCGCCTGTCGATCCAGGACCATATCGTCCGGCTGGCCTGCGAGCGGGCGACCGAAGAGGAACTCGACCGGCTGGAGGCGATCGCCCGGCGCACGGCGGAAGTCCACACGATCGCCGAACGCTATGCCTGCTCGACCGAATATTACGCCCTGCTCGCCCAGGCGACGCGCAACCGCATCTACGCTCTCCTGATCGATTCCCTCACCGCCATCTTCAAGCCGTTCACGGCCGCTCCCGGCTATTTCATGTTGCAGGAGACATTGTTCGAATCGCGCATGCGGCTGGTGACGGCCCTGCGCGCCCGCGACGCCGATACCGCCGCCGCGGAAATCCGCGCGCATCTGGAGCATGTGCATCAGCATATCCGCACACATGTGAAGGGCCTGCATTCACGCGCGGACATGGCCTAG
- a CDS encoding MFS transporter, whose translation MNADANGTAALPTVEQWLDGRSMTPFQIGAVALAAMAILLDGLDNQVMGLAAPSLIREWGVSREALGSIFALGFVGMAAGTVIAGWIGDRLGRRPALILSVGLFGAATTLTGFADSLFQITILKVVAGLGLGGAPASAAAIIAELTPARHRSLAVTAGMVSASLGGILGGAMAAALLPNFGWRSLFHVGGGLTLVTTLLLVFLLPESPRYLATQAARAADLARFAARMGEAHRRFASSILPSPSGKGKVPTRLLFAPGLRRDTLALSAAMGVGLFMIYLMYNWAPTLLVGAGFSMAVASMGLTIFNVGGVIGALGAASMMARFGSRRLLIPMAFAAAILCAALILLPIAGGRNAAILLAGLFALGLFGSAVQSSLYAVGANAFPTALRGRGIGLMSGAGRLGAIVSSLAGAILTGGGAVFFAALAAILALNGAALVLTRRHILPARRDAGGSLSGDGRRL comes from the coding sequence ATGAACGCCGACGCGAATGGCACCGCCGCGCTGCCGACGGTGGAGCAATGGCTCGACGGCCGCTCCATGACCCCTTTCCAGATCGGCGCCGTGGCGCTGGCGGCGATGGCGATCCTGCTCGACGGGCTGGACAATCAGGTGATGGGCCTGGCCGCGCCCTCGCTCATCCGCGAATGGGGCGTCAGCCGCGAGGCGCTGGGATCGATCTTCGCCCTCGGCTTCGTGGGCATGGCGGCGGGCACGGTGATCGCCGGCTGGATCGGCGACCGCCTCGGCCGGCGCCCGGCGCTCATCCTGTCGGTCGGCCTGTTCGGCGCCGCCACCACCCTGACCGGCTTCGCCGACAGCCTTTTCCAGATCACGATCCTGAAGGTCGTCGCCGGCCTCGGCCTGGGCGGCGCCCCCGCCAGCGCCGCCGCGATCATCGCCGAACTCACCCCCGCCCGCCATCGCAGCCTGGCCGTGACGGCCGGCATGGTCAGCGCCTCGCTCGGCGGCATCCTCGGCGGGGCGATGGCCGCCGCGCTGCTGCCGAATTTCGGATGGCGCTCGCTCTTCCATGTCGGCGGCGGGCTGACGCTCGTCACGACGTTGCTGCTCGTCTTCCTGCTGCCGGAATCGCCCCGCTATCTGGCGACACAGGCGGCGCGCGCCGCCGATCTCGCCCGCTTCGCGGCGCGCATGGGCGAGGCGCACCGGCGCTTCGCCTCGTCGATCCTGCCATCCCCGTCGGGCAAGGGCAAAGTGCCGACCCGATTGCTGTTCGCGCCGGGCCTGCGCCGCGACACGCTGGCGCTGTCGGCGGCGATGGGCGTCGGCCTGTTCATGATCTACCTCATGTACAATTGGGCGCCGACCTTGCTGGTCGGCGCCGGTTTTTCGATGGCGGTGGCCAGCATGGGCCTCACGATCTTCAACGTCGGCGGGGTGATCGGGGCGCTGGGCGCGGCTTCGATGATGGCGCGGTTCGGATCGCGCCGCCTGCTGATCCCGATGGCGTTCGCCGCCGCGATCCTGTGTGCCGCCCTCATCCTCCTGCCGATCGCGGGCGGGCGCAATGCCGCGATCCTGCTCGCCGGGCTGTTCGCCCTCGGCCTGTTCGGCAGCGCGGTGCAATCGTCGCTCTACGCGGTCGGCGCGAATGCCTTTCCCACCGCGCTGCGTGGGCGGGGCATCGGGCTGATGTCCGGCGCGGGGCGGCTGGGCGCGATCGTCAGCTCGCTCGCCGGTGCGATCCTCACGGGCGGCGGCGCGGTGTTCTTCGCGGCGCTCGCGGCGATATTGGCGCTGAACGGGGCGGCGCTGGTGCTGACGCGGCGGCACATCCTGCCGGCCCGTCGCGATGCCGGCGGATCATTGTCTGGCGATGGCAGGCGCTTATAG